GTTGCCCGCCGCCTGGCGCGGGTTGCCAGGAGCGGTCATCGGCCTGGGGGATTCCAGCTACGGCGATACCTTCTGTGGCGGTGGCGAGCAGATGCGCGAGCTGTTCGCCGAGCTGGGCGTGCAGGAAGTGCTGCCCATGCTGCGCCTGGACGCCAGCGAGAGCGTGACCCCGGAAACCGACGCCGAGCCCTGGCTGGCCGAGCTGATCAGCGCCCTGCGGGGCTGACCGGCTGTTCCCGCAGCAGCGCCAGCCAGGCTTGCGCTGCCTTGGACAGATAAGCGCCCTGGCGCCAGATGAAGGCGATATCCCATCGCAGGTAGTCCGGCGCCTTCAAGGTCAGGCGCACCACCCCAGGCCGCACCAGGCCACGGGCCACCACACTGGGCAACAGCACCACGCCCTGGCCGGCGGCCACCAGCGCCGCCAGGAAATCCGCCTGGCCGCTGCGCCCGCCTTCCCTGGGGGTGAAACCCACCTGCTGGCAGGCCTGCAACAGCCGGTCGTTGAGCACGAAACTGCGCTGGTACAGGAGGAACGGCGTGTCTGCCAGTTCTTCCAGGCGTACCTGGGCGTTCATCGCCAAGGGGTGATCGGCGGGCAGCAAGGCATCCAGCGGTTCATCGCAGAAGGGCTGGTAGGCGAACGCCGGGTCCTTGGGGGTCAGGCTGCCCCCCAGTTCCAGTTCGCCGTTGCGCACCGCCTGTTCGACATTCAGGCTGCCGCCTTCGAGCAACTGCACCTGGATATTCGGATAGCGCCGGCGGTATTCGGCAAAACGGCTGGCGAACAGCGCGTCACTGCCTAGCAGCGGCAGCCCCAGGCGCAGTTCACCCCGTGCCAGCTGGCTCAGGT
The DNA window shown above is from Pseudomonas protegens CHA0 and carries:
- a CDS encoding LysR family transcriptional regulator; its protein translation is MDFKQLRSFVEVIRQGGFTQAARTLHISQSAVSKQIAQLEQSLGTPLLERQGSHIHLTAAGNVVLQRAEGMLRLRHELLSELDDLSQLARGELRLGLPLLGSDALFASRFAEYRRRYPNIQVQLLEGGSLNVEQAVRNGELELGGSLTPKDPAFAYQPFCDEPLDALLPADHPLAMNAQVRLEELADTPFLLYQRSFVLNDRLLQACQQVGFTPREGGRSGQADFLAALVAAGQGVVLLPSVVARGLVRPGVVRLTLKAPDYLRWDIAFIWRQGAYLSKAAQAWLALLREQPVSPAGR